One Drechmeria coniospora strain ARSEF 6962 chromosome 01, whole genome shotgun sequence genomic region harbors:
- a CDS encoding O-methyltransferase, which produces MPPPTSNLMAGVPEHVLKLLDRLHAASSAQESTISRDDYEGGDAKRFMSDKFIALERDKAQCVYALARAVGARTIVEAGTSYGVSTIYLALAVAANVEAAGGSRPGRVVATEHEPAKAARAQEHWRECGDSVAGVIQLREGDLLETLKEDLDHVDLLLLDIWTPMALPTLRIVQPKLRPGAVVITDNTVGSASGYEDLLRYLRSPGSSFINITLPYKNGLEMSIFLPH; this is translated from the exons atgccgccgcccacgTCGAATCTCATGGCCGGCGTGCCCGAGCACGTCCTGAAGCTGCTCGACCGGCTCcacgccgcctcgtcggcgcaaGAGTCGACCATCAGCAGGGACGACTACGAGGGCGGAGACGCCAAGCGGTTCATGAGCGACAAGTtcatcgccctcgagcgGGACAAGGCTCAGTGCGTCTACGcgctcgcccgcgccgtcggcgcccgaaccatcgtcgaggcgggcACGTCGTACGGCGTCAGCACCATCtatctcgccctcgccgtggcggcaaacgtcgaggccgccggcgggagcCGACCGGGGCGCGTCGTCGCGACGGAGCATGagccggccaaggccgcgCGCGCCCAGGAGCACTGGCGCGAGTGCGGCGACTCCGTGGCCGGCGTCATCCAGCTTCGCGAGGGAGACTTGTTGGAGACGCTGAAGGAGGACCTCGACCATGTCGACCTCTTACTTCTCGACA TATGGACTCCCATGGCTCTGCCGACGCTTCGGATCGTCCAGCCGAAGCTGCGACCgggtgccgtcgtcatcacggACAACACGGTCGGATCGGCGTCTGGCTACGAGGACCTGCTGCGGTACCTTCGCAGCCCGGGCAGCAGCTTCATCAACATTACGCTGCCGTACAAGAACGGCTTAGAAATGAGCATTTTCCTGCCGCATTAA